The following are encoded together in the Oncorhynchus gorbuscha isolate QuinsamMale2020 ecotype Even-year linkage group LG03, OgorEven_v1.0, whole genome shotgun sequence genome:
- the pxmp4 gene encoding peroxisomal membrane protein 4 → MAGPDLVKTVLYTINNILQQEKYKAALAVVKGFRNGAVYGAKIRAPHALVMTFLFRSGSLKDKLRAIVKATYQHSRNLAYFVFTYKGLQALQERIQGKSLPSQSFFAACLGGWLVFGENNNINSQINMYLLSRILFALSRLAVEKGIVPQPKRDPFPLFATLVWGIVLWLFEYHPHTLQPSLQSSMNYLYHDSNVWHDISDFLVYNKPRTVAPK, encoded by the exons ATGGCAGGTCCAGATTTAGTCAAAACTGTGTTGTACACAATTAATAATATATTACAGCAAGAAAAGTATAAAGCTGCACTTGCAGTTGTTAAAGGATTCCGAAATGGTGCTGT TTATGGGGCAAAAATCCGGGCACCCCATGCTCTTGTCATGACGTTTCTTTTCAGAAGTGGAAG CCTGAAAGATAAGCTGCGAGCCATTGTGAAGGCCACGTACCAACACTCGCGCAACCTCGCCTACTTTGTGTTCACGTACAAAGGACTGCAAGCCCTACAGGAGAGGATCCAGGGGAAGAGTCTACCATCTCAGTCCTTCTTCGCCGCCTGCCTCGGTGGCTGGTTGGTGTTTGGGGAAAACAACAACATCAATAGCCAG ATCAACATGTACCTGCTGTCTAGGATCCTGTTTGCCTTGTCTCGTCTGGCTGTGGAGAAAGGCATTGTACCACAGCCCAAGCGGGACCCCTTCCCCCTGTTTGCTACCCTGGTGTGGGGCATTGTGCTATGGCTGTTCGAGTACCACCCCCACACCCTGCAGCCTTCACTGCAGTCCTCCATGAACTACCTCTACCACGACAGCAACGTGTGGCACGATATCTCAGACTTCCTTGTCTACAACAAGCCAAGGACTGTCGCTCCCAAGTGA